The Hydrogenobacter thermophilus TK-6 genome window below encodes:
- a CDS encoding EAL domain-containing protein, which produces MAKKVLAVFTDSEQTAKMLSEIAERYSLKCKVISSVALLSADNEEDILELLLDADREMVKGFRYLLLSSEKPIEVSTDFLLREVPHTLNLEELLDKLIYGVIGDVFYNVKIAFHPILDLKNGKVFACEALCRPPIKITDLLEVGRSTSTYTEEFCRSKAIKEAGEKLNGEIKLFINFHPRFLTDPFRTFGDFISMAVSYNFKPSRIVIELTEHEKLELSSVRGFINFLKEEGVKVALDDVGSGYSGLFYLSELQPDYIKIDMELIRDIHRNNFKKVIVGHLIKMAHSEGIKVVCEGIEKKEELDWVKYAGADYGQGYLFTKPTDKPDIAAVEGMAKELLALDA; this is translated from the coding sequence ATGGCAAAGAAGGTCTTGGCTGTTTTCACAGATTCGGAGCAAACAGCCAAAATGCTTTCAGAAATAGCAGAGCGCTATAGCCTTAAGTGTAAGGTTATAAGCAGCGTTGCTTTACTATCTGCGGATAACGAAGAGGATATCCTTGAGCTACTTTTAGATGCGGACCGGGAGATGGTGAAAGGTTTTAGGTACTTACTGCTCAGTTCAGAAAAACCCATAGAGGTTTCCACGGACTTTTTGTTAAGGGAAGTACCCCACACGCTAAATTTGGAAGAACTTCTTGATAAGCTTATATACGGCGTCATAGGAGATGTTTTTTACAATGTAAAGATTGCTTTCCACCCCATACTTGATCTCAAAAATGGTAAAGTTTTTGCTTGCGAAGCTCTCTGCAGACCACCCATAAAAATTACAGACCTCCTTGAGGTGGGGAGGTCCACTTCTACATACACGGAAGAATTTTGCAGAAGTAAAGCTATAAAAGAGGCAGGAGAAAAGCTTAATGGGGAAATAAAGCTCTTTATAAACTTCCATCCGAGATTTTTAACGGATCCCTTTAGAACTTTCGGGGATTTTATATCTATGGCAGTATCTTATAACTTCAAGCCATCAAGAATAGTGATTGAACTTACCGAACATGAAAAGCTAGAACTCAGTAGCGTGAGAGGTTTTATAAACTTTCTAAAAGAGGAAGGGGTAAAGGTTGCCCTTGACGATGTGGGAAGTGGATACTCTGGGCTTTTTTATCTTTCTGAGCTACAGCCAGATTATATAAAGATAGATATGGAGCTAATAAGGGATATACACAGGAATAACTTTAAGAAGGTGATAGTGGGACATCTTATTAAGATGGCACACTCAGAGGGTATTAAGGTGGTGTGTGAAGGTATAGAAAAGAAGGAAGAGCTTGATTGGGTAAAGTATGCTGGAGCGGATTACGGTCAGGGTTATCTCTTCACAAAACCTACAGATAAACCAGATATCGCAGCTGTAGAAGGGATGGCAAAGGAACTTTTGGCTCTTGACGCTTAA
- a CDS encoding glutamate-5-semialdehyde dehydrogenase, which yields MSIEVKSYAEEKVERVRRVLRELVALKTEVKNRALLTAAELINGKRSFIKEENAKDVEYAKSIGLSSAVIDRLVLNDKRIDGIIKVLKDVASLPDPVGEITRMWTLPNGLKVGRMRVPLGVIFIIYEARPNVTVEAASLCMKSSNAVILRGGKEAINSNRALVSILKEASREVGFPEDAIEFIDRPEREIVWELLQMEGKIDVAIPRGGESLIRAVAEKAKVPVIKHYKGVCNIYVDEEADLSKAYHIVYNAKVQRPSVCNAVENLIIHRRILRDFFPRMAYILGKAGVELRCDEESLSLIKSDPRLSFVKATPAREEDYYEEFLDLILAVKVVGSLEEAIEFIEKYGSKHSDAIITENYTKAMKFLNEVDSAAVYVNASTRFTDGNEFGLGAEMGISTDKVHARGPMALEELTIQKFIIFGNGQLRDNVGVPEEIMKELL from the coding sequence ATGAGCATTGAAGTTAAAAGCTACGCGGAGGAAAAGGTAGAAAGGGTAAGAAGGGTTCTACGCGAGCTTGTAGCTTTAAAGACGGAGGTAAAAAATAGAGCTTTGCTTACTGCCGCAGAACTCATAAACGGCAAAAGGTCTTTTATTAAAGAGGAGAATGCAAAGGATGTAGAGTACGCAAAGAGCATTGGTTTATCCTCAGCAGTTATTGACAGGCTTGTCCTCAACGATAAGAGAATAGACGGCATAATAAAGGTGTTAAAGGATGTGGCTTCTCTGCCTGATCCCGTGGGTGAGATTACAAGAATGTGGACTCTTCCCAACGGCTTAAAGGTAGGAAGGATGAGAGTACCTTTGGGAGTGATATTTATAATCTATGAAGCAAGACCTAATGTAACGGTGGAAGCTGCATCTCTGTGTATGAAGTCATCCAATGCAGTTATTCTAAGAGGTGGAAAGGAGGCGATAAACTCCAACAGGGCGCTGGTAAGCATATTAAAAGAGGCGTCAAGGGAGGTAGGATTTCCAGAGGATGCTATTGAGTTTATAGACAGACCCGAAAGAGAGATAGTGTGGGAACTTTTGCAGATGGAGGGCAAAATAGATGTAGCCATACCAAGGGGAGGCGAGAGCCTCATAAGAGCTGTGGCTGAGAAGGCAAAGGTGCCAGTTATAAAGCACTACAAGGGCGTGTGCAACATATATGTGGACGAAGAGGCGGACCTGAGCAAAGCTTATCACATAGTTTATAATGCAAAAGTTCAAAGACCTTCTGTTTGCAATGCGGTGGAAAATCTCATAATACACAGAAGGATACTCAGGGACTTCTTCCCACGCATGGCTTACATTTTAGGCAAAGCAGGTGTGGAGCTAAGGTGCGATGAGGAGAGTCTTTCTTTGATAAAGTCAGACCCCAGGCTTTCTTTTGTAAAGGCTACTCCTGCAAGAGAGGAGGATTACTACGAGGAGTTTCTGGACCTTATCCTTGCGGTAAAGGTGGTGGGAAGCTTGGAGGAAGCCATAGAGTTTATAGAAAAGTACGGTTCAAAGCACTCGGATGCCATAATAACCGAAAACTACACTAAGGCTATGAAGTTTTTAAATGAGGTGGACTCGGCGGCGGTTTATGTGAATGCTTCCACCAGGTTCACCGACGGCAACGAGTTTGGCCTTGGTGCGGAGATGGGCATATCCACCGACAAAGTGCACGCAAGGGGTCCCATGGCTCTTGAGGAGCTTACCATTCAGAAGTTCATAATTTTTGGAAATGGGCAATTAAGGGACAATGTGGGCGTACCTGAAGAGATTATGAAAGAGCTATTGTAA
- the glgB gene encoding 1,4-alpha-glucan branching protein GlgB: protein MPVYFIFFYMNLSMITDYDIYLFKEGSHCRLYEKLGAHPLEGGVYFAVWAPNARYVSVVGSFNSWDRGANPLKLREDGSGIWEGFVEKARVGDLYKYFIVSKSGYEAEKADPFGFFFEVSPKTASIVWDLSYQWKDQEWMKERHKKNALDSPWLIYEVHLGSWKKKGWESLSYRELAEELVEYIKEMGFTHVEFLPVMEHPFYGSWGYQITGYFAPTSRYGTPQDFMYLIDRLHQEGIGVILDWVPSHFPTDGHALAYFDGTHLYEYEDFRKRYHPDWNSYIFDYSKPEVRSFLLSSAHFWLGIYHADGIRVDAVASMLYLDYSRKPGEWVPNIYGGKENLEAIEFIRKLNECLYRDFPGIQTIAEESTAWPMVTKPTYLGGLGFGMKWNMGWMHDTLFYFSKDPIHRKYHQDKLAFSLWYAFSENFVLVLSHDEVVYGKGSLINKMPKDWWQKFANLRLLLTYMYAHPGKKLLFMGGEFGQWDEWNHDRGLDWFLLEHSTHRGVQKLVRDLNRVVKENPALYELDFSHEGFEWIDFSDTDQSVISFLRKDRSGKNIFLSVFNFTPVPRYNYRIGVPYRGFWKKIINSDALEYGGSGHGDTEAVHTEDVPFHGRPYSICLTLPSLAGLYFTIALS, encoded by the coding sequence ATGCCTGTATATTTTATATTCTTTTACATGAATTTATCTATGATCACAGATTATGACATTTATCTTTTTAAAGAAGGTAGCCACTGCAGGCTTTACGAAAAGCTTGGTGCTCACCCATTAGAAGGAGGTGTTTACTTTGCGGTCTGGGCACCTAACGCCAGGTATGTTTCCGTTGTAGGAAGCTTCAACAGCTGGGACAGAGGGGCAAACCCTCTAAAGCTCAGGGAAGATGGCTCTGGCATATGGGAAGGATTTGTAGAAAAGGCAAGAGTGGGGGACCTCTACAAGTACTTTATAGTGTCAAAGAGCGGTTATGAAGCGGAAAAGGCGGACCCTTTCGGTTTTTTCTTTGAGGTTTCTCCCAAAACCGCCAGCATAGTGTGGGACCTTAGCTACCAGTGGAAAGACCAAGAGTGGATGAAAGAAAGGCACAAAAAGAACGCTCTGGATTCACCTTGGTTGATTTACGAGGTGCACCTTGGCTCGTGGAAAAAGAAAGGGTGGGAGTCTTTGAGCTACAGAGAGCTGGCCGAGGAGCTGGTGGAATACATCAAGGAGATGGGCTTTACCCATGTGGAGTTTCTGCCTGTCATGGAGCATCCCTTTTATGGCTCGTGGGGGTATCAGATTACTGGCTACTTTGCTCCCACCTCCAGATACGGAACACCGCAGGACTTTATGTATCTCATAGATAGATTACATCAAGAAGGTATTGGTGTAATTCTGGACTGGGTGCCTTCTCACTTTCCCACGGATGGACATGCGCTTGCATACTTTGATGGCACGCACCTTTACGAGTATGAGGACTTCAGGAAGAGATACCATCCTGACTGGAACAGCTACATATTTGACTACTCCAAGCCCGAGGTTAGGTCCTTCCTTCTCTCTTCAGCGCATTTTTGGCTCGGCATTTATCACGCGGACGGCATAAGGGTGGATGCGGTAGCCTCCATGCTCTACCTGGACTACTCCAGAAAACCCGGCGAGTGGGTGCCCAACATCTATGGCGGTAAGGAAAACCTTGAGGCAATTGAGTTTATAAGAAAACTAAACGAGTGCCTCTACAGGGACTTTCCGGGCATTCAGACCATAGCGGAGGAGTCCACAGCCTGGCCCATGGTGACAAAACCCACATACCTGGGCGGTCTTGGCTTTGGTATGAAGTGGAATATGGGTTGGATGCACGACACCCTCTTTTATTTTTCAAAGGACCCCATACACAGAAAGTACCATCAGGACAAGCTCGCCTTCAGTCTGTGGTATGCCTTCTCAGAAAACTTTGTGCTGGTTCTTTCTCATGATGAGGTGGTGTATGGTAAGGGGTCGCTAATAAACAAAATGCCAAAGGACTGGTGGCAGAAGTTTGCCAATTTAAGGCTTTTACTAACTTACATGTACGCGCATCCGGGTAAAAAACTTCTCTTTATGGGAGGAGAGTTTGGTCAGTGGGATGAGTGGAATCACGATAGGGGTCTGGATTGGTTTTTGCTGGAGCACTCCACCCACAGAGGAGTGCAGAAGTTGGTAAGGGACCTAAACAGAGTAGTGAAAGAAAATCCAGCTCTTTATGAGCTTGATTTCAGTCATGAAGGCTTTGAGTGGATTGATTTTTCTGACACGGATCAAAGTGTGATAAGCTTTCTGAGGAAGGACAGGTCAGGTAAAAACATCTTTCTATCAGTCTTTAACTTCACTCCTGTGCCAAGATACAACTACAGAATAGGTGTTCCCTACAGGGGCTTTTGGAAGAAGATCATAAACAGCGATGCGCTGGAGTACGGTGGCTCTGGGCATGGAGATACGGAAGCGGTTCACACGGAAGATGTACCTTTCCATGGAAGACCTTACTCTATTTGCTTGACGCTTCCATCTCTTGCAGGGCTTTACTTTACAATAGCTCTTTCATAA
- the mutS gene encoding DNA mismatch repair protein MutS translates to MWNTPSEGELTPMLSQYHHFKRLHPDCLLFFRLGDFYELFYEDAHIGSKELGLVLTSRPSGKGKERIPMCGVPYHSSTNYITKLVSKGYKVAICEQMEDATQAKGLVRREVIRVITPGTYFEKDLSGLACVYVKGKRYFCAYLNPSTGEFVAGSFSQEQVYEFLCKFSPREVLLQRGTHLEPEKYIRTYKTELDEEYFSRGLEELIRDFNLHSYRSLGFETQEELIPCGCAYLYLKSTQRGFTPFVSKPKPYSDEGYVRIDYRARRGLELLESYEGREDISLFSVIDRTLTGMGRRRLKFHLLHPFRSRERILQVQSAVEELTEKRQALKEIREYLKDMPDIERLISRISGNVATPRDFVLLKKALFLASRLKEGFSGAEFSSSLLKSLFEDMQDLRELAQDIDNTLVDDPPLHVKEGGLIKDGVSHELDRLRYICQNSESLLREYEEKLRKETGVQSLKIGYNRVMGYYIEVTKPNLKYVPSYFKRRQTLSNAERFITEELSSLEEKILSAQARIKDMEYEIFASLRERVLSKVEAIARSAQKVGFLDYLQSLAYVALEKGWKKPQITDEKVIKIKEGRHPLIEAFVKDYVPNDTSIDERENIMIITGPNMAGKSSYIRQVAVLTLLAHMGSFIPCQEAEIGTVSSIHARIGSGDILALGVSTFMNEMLDVASILNSADERSLIVLDEVGRGTSTYDGISLTKALVEYIAKRVKARTLLATHYLEITKLEEEINGIRNYHMAVSREGERVNFLYRLKRGSAEGSFGIEVAKMAGLPQELINRAKEILSEYESMLQLPFLERVYAESVRIANEKSWQEFLDYIESIDIANTTPLQALLVLSQLKERLKMLKDASP, encoded by the coding sequence ATGTGGAATACGCCAAGTGAAGGCGAACTTACTCCCATGCTATCTCAGTACCACCACTTTAAAAGGCTACATCCCGACTGCCTTCTCTTTTTTCGCCTTGGAGACTTTTACGAGCTTTTTTACGAGGATGCACACATAGGTTCAAAAGAGCTAGGACTGGTGCTAACTTCCAGACCCAGCGGAAAGGGCAAAGAGAGAATACCCATGTGCGGAGTCCCCTACCACTCTTCTACCAATTACATAACAAAGCTTGTCTCTAAGGGCTACAAGGTAGCCATATGCGAGCAGATGGAGGATGCAACTCAGGCAAAAGGTCTTGTCAGGAGGGAAGTCATAAGGGTTATAACACCGGGGACTTACTTTGAAAAGGACCTTTCTGGCTTGGCATGCGTCTATGTAAAGGGCAAGAGGTACTTCTGCGCGTATCTGAACCCATCAACCGGTGAGTTTGTAGCGGGCAGTTTTTCTCAGGAGCAGGTTTACGAGTTTCTCTGCAAGTTCTCTCCCAGAGAAGTTCTGCTTCAGAGAGGCACACACTTAGAACCGGAAAAGTACATAAGAACCTACAAAACAGAGCTGGACGAGGAGTACTTTTCAAGAGGTCTTGAGGAGCTAATCAGAGATTTTAACCTGCACAGTTACAGGTCTCTGGGCTTTGAGACGCAGGAGGAGCTTATCCCTTGCGGATGTGCTTACCTTTATCTCAAAAGTACTCAGAGAGGCTTTACACCCTTTGTGTCAAAACCAAAACCCTACTCGGATGAGGGGTATGTCCGTATAGACTACAGAGCAAGGCGTGGGCTTGAACTCCTTGAGAGCTACGAGGGAAGAGAAGATATTTCCCTTTTTAGCGTCATAGACAGAACCCTCACGGGAATGGGAAGAAGAAGGCTTAAATTTCACCTCCTTCACCCATTTAGAAGCAGAGAGAGGATCCTGCAGGTGCAGTCCGCAGTGGAAGAGCTTACAGAGAAAAGACAAGCTTTGAAAGAGATAAGAGAGTATCTTAAAGACATGCCCGATATAGAAAGGCTAATATCCAGAATAAGCGGAAATGTAGCAACGCCCAGAGACTTTGTACTTCTCAAGAAAGCTCTGTTTTTAGCAAGCAGGCTCAAAGAGGGTTTTTCGGGTGCTGAGTTTTCCTCAAGCCTTCTGAAAAGCCTTTTTGAAGATATGCAGGACCTTAGGGAGCTTGCTCAGGACATAGACAACACCCTTGTGGATGACCCACCGCTTCATGTAAAAGAAGGAGGACTCATAAAGGACGGGGTGAGCCACGAGCTTGACCGCCTGCGATACATATGTCAGAACTCGGAAAGTCTTCTCAGAGAGTACGAAGAGAAGCTAAGAAAGGAAACAGGAGTGCAGAGCCTTAAGATAGGATACAACAGAGTGATGGGTTACTACATAGAAGTCACAAAACCCAACTTGAAGTATGTGCCCTCTTACTTTAAAAGGAGGCAGACGCTCAGCAACGCAGAAAGGTTCATAACAGAGGAGCTCTCCAGCCTTGAGGAAAAGATTTTGTCCGCCCAGGCAAGGATAAAAGACATGGAGTATGAGATATTCGCAAGTTTAAGGGAGAGAGTCCTTTCAAAAGTAGAAGCCATAGCAAGAAGTGCGCAGAAGGTGGGTTTTTTAGATTATCTGCAGTCCCTTGCTTATGTGGCTCTTGAGAAAGGATGGAAAAAACCCCAAATAACAGACGAGAAGGTCATAAAGATAAAGGAGGGAAGGCACCCCCTCATAGAGGCTTTTGTCAAAGACTATGTTCCCAACGATACCAGCATAGACGAGAGGGAAAACATAATGATAATCACAGGTCCCAACATGGCAGGAAAGTCCAGCTACATAAGACAGGTGGCGGTGCTCACACTCCTTGCTCACATGGGAAGTTTCATACCCTGTCAGGAGGCAGAAATAGGCACAGTCTCTTCCATACATGCACGGATAGGGTCGGGTGATATCTTGGCTCTTGGTGTTTCCACCTTCATGAACGAGATGCTGGATGTGGCAAGTATATTAAACAGTGCAGACGAGAGGAGCCTTATAGTGCTTGACGAAGTGGGGAGGGGAACTTCCACTTACGATGGTATATCATTGACAAAAGCGCTGGTGGAATACATAGCCAAGAGGGTAAAAGCCAGAACGCTCCTTGCCACACACTACCTTGAGATCACCAAGCTGGAGGAGGAAATAAATGGCATAAGAAATTACCATATGGCTGTGTCCAGGGAGGGAGAAAGGGTCAATTTTCTCTATAGACTAAAGAGGGGGAGCGCCGAAGGCAGCTTTGGCATAGAAGTTGCAAAGATGGCAGGACTTCCACAAGAGCTTATAAACCGTGCCAAGGAGATCCTATCAGAGTACGAAAGCATGCTCCAGCTTCCCTTCCTTGAGAGAGTTTACGCAGAGAGTGTCAGAATTGCCAATGAGAAAAGCTGGCAGGAATTTTTAGATTACATTGAATCCATTGACATTGCCAACACAACGCCCCTGCAGGCTCTTTTAGTACTCTCTCAGTTAAAAGAAAGGCTTAAAATGCTCAAAGATGCTTCTCCTTAA
- the rny gene encoding ribonuclease Y has product MSIEVLLMVLLVASVFSGLVGFFLSKLLRKEESQRVPQVDLEKVELEAKHILQRAQAQAEKIRQDAKEETERLIGITKEEAERYRKLAKEEAESLLLRAKEEAHRIKEEAEKRRRETEDFIAEKRAELQKLEQSLIQKEHQLERRLEVLERREEELYRREKDTRETERQLERLQRELEERLNGILQKEKEVESLRQKEILELQRIASMSMEEARAEVLKRAEEEARIDAIRVMKRIEEEAKEKAEFEAKRIITTAIQRLSPEIAINYTTTTVELPSNEFKGRIIGREGRNIRTFELLTGVDLIIDDTPDVVTISSFDPLRREIAKEALQILIDDGRIHPARIEEVVNQVKKEMDEKIRKMGEETCTELGLYDINPGLYYYIGKLYFRTSYSQNVLLHSKEVAYIAGLMAGELGLDAKMARRAGLLHDIGKSISHELGGSHTDIGIELCKKYGEPDPVLNAIKAHHNEEPVRYPEVALVCAADALSAARPGARRESLETYLKRLEKLENIVKSFKGVANAYAVQAGREVRIIVNPEELSDEEAYVLSKEVARKIEEEMEYPGQIKVVVIRETRHVEYAK; this is encoded by the coding sequence ATGAGTATTGAAGTGCTGTTAATGGTTTTATTGGTAGCTTCTGTATTTTCTGGTTTAGTAGGCTTTTTTCTCTCAAAACTCCTTAGGAAAGAAGAAAGCCAAAGAGTGCCACAAGTGGACTTAGAGAAAGTGGAGCTTGAGGCCAAGCACATACTGCAAAGAGCACAAGCACAAGCAGAAAAGATAAGGCAGGATGCCAAGGAAGAGACAGAAAGGCTCATAGGCATAACCAAGGAGGAGGCAGAAAGGTACAGAAAACTTGCCAAGGAAGAGGCGGAAAGTTTGCTTCTGAGAGCTAAGGAAGAAGCCCATAGGATAAAGGAAGAGGCGGAGAAGAGAAGGAGAGAAACCGAAGACTTTATAGCGGAAAAGAGGGCTGAGCTTCAGAAGCTGGAACAGAGTCTTATCCAGAAGGAACATCAATTGGAGAGAAGGCTTGAAGTTTTAGAAAGGAGAGAGGAAGAGCTCTACAGAAGGGAAAAGGATACAAGAGAAACGGAAAGACAGCTGGAGAGACTCCAGAGAGAGTTGGAAGAGAGGCTAAACGGCATCTTGCAGAAGGAGAAGGAAGTAGAATCCCTCAGGCAGAAAGAAATTCTTGAGTTGCAGAGGATAGCTTCCATGAGCATGGAGGAAGCAAGGGCGGAAGTTTTAAAAAGAGCGGAGGAGGAAGCCAGAATAGATGCCATAAGGGTCATGAAACGCATAGAGGAAGAGGCTAAGGAAAAGGCAGAGTTTGAGGCAAAGAGGATAATAACCACAGCTATCCAGAGGCTTTCGCCGGAAATAGCCATAAACTACACCACAACTACGGTAGAACTGCCCAGCAACGAGTTCAAGGGCAGAATAATAGGAAGGGAAGGCAGAAACATAAGAACCTTTGAGCTTTTAACTGGCGTTGACCTCATCATAGATGATACACCGGATGTGGTAACTATATCCTCCTTTGACCCCCTCAGAAGGGAGATAGCCAAAGAAGCTCTTCAGATACTCATAGATGACGGGAGGATACATCCCGCACGCATAGAGGAGGTGGTCAATCAGGTCAAGAAGGAGATGGATGAAAAGATAAGGAAGATGGGGGAAGAAACCTGCACAGAACTTGGGCTTTACGATATAAACCCAGGTCTTTACTACTATATAGGTAAGCTTTACTTCAGGACCAGCTACTCGCAGAATGTTTTGCTTCACTCAAAGGAAGTTGCTTACATAGCTGGACTTATGGCTGGAGAGCTGGGACTTGATGCAAAAATGGCAAGAAGAGCAGGACTCCTTCACGATATTGGAAAGTCCATATCCCACGAGCTTGGTGGCTCTCACACGGACATAGGCATAGAGCTCTGCAAAAAGTACGGAGAGCCGGACCCAGTCCTGAATGCCATAAAGGCACACCACAACGAAGAGCCAGTCAGATACCCCGAGGTTGCTCTCGTGTGCGCAGCGGACGCTCTATCTGCTGCAAGACCCGGTGCAAGAAGGGAAAGCCTTGAGACTTACCTCAAAAGGCTTGAAAAGCTGGAAAACATAGTAAAGTCCTTTAAAGGTGTTGCCAACGCATACGCAGTGCAGGCAGGAAGAGAGGTCAGAATAATAGTCAATCCGGAAGAGCTAAGCGACGAGGAGGCGTATGTCCTTTCCAAGGAGGTAGCCAGAAAGATAGAGGAGGAGATGGAGTATCCGGGTCAGATAAAGGTGGTGGTAATAAGGGAGACAAGACATGTGGAATACGCCAAGTGA
- a CDS encoding 5-formyltetrahydrofolate cyclo-ligase, giving the protein MKVLKKSELRRAYLNRREAMGEEEVFLYSERIKRGVKSLPDFKGAKKILFYCPIKNEPDLTSLIWESISLGKEALLPKVDGDRLRIYKVEHSNQLKPGSFCILEPEDGTQVEPEEVGLALVPGIVFDTKGYRIGFGKGFYDRLLKRVKGVKVGVAYSFQVLEEIPVDSWDEPVDLLITETYILKGGKKYEY; this is encoded by the coding sequence ATGAAGGTTTTGAAAAAGAGCGAGTTAAGAAGGGCATATTTAAATAGAAGAGAGGCAATGGGAGAGGAGGAGGTGTTTTTATATTCGGAGAGGATAAAGAGGGGAGTAAAGAGTTTGCCAGACTTCAAAGGTGCCAAAAAGATACTCTTCTACTGCCCCATAAAAAACGAGCCAGACCTTACATCTCTTATATGGGAGTCCATATCCTTGGGGAAGGAAGCTCTACTTCCAAAAGTAGATGGGGACAGACTGAGGATTTACAAAGTTGAACATTCAAATCAGCTAAAGCCCGGGTCTTTTTGTATATTGGAGCCTGAGGATGGCACTCAGGTGGAGCCAGAAGAAGTGGGCCTTGCCTTAGTGCCGGGGATAGTTTTTGACACAAAAGGATACAGGATAGGTTTTGGGAAGGGCTTTTACGACAGATTGCTTAAAAGGGTGAAGGGAGTAAAGGTGGGAGTAGCTTATAGCTTTCAGGTGCTTGAAGAGATTCCCGTTGATAGCTGGGATGAGCCGGTGGATCTTCTCATCACCGAAACTTACATCTTAAAAGGAGGTAAAAAGTATGAGTATTGA